The window AAAATGGGTGAGTAACGAGGGCTCTGATTGTTTGACTGATAAGGAAGGACGACAGCTGTGTTATACATTACAACATCATGGTATATAATATGTGTAacagcagaggggacaggtcaAGTGGTTGCTTCAACTTGTTTATCCCTCTTTCCTTGTCTCCAGAGAAACCAACGgtaggaggacagggggagagaggggggctggGCCTCCTCCAGGGAGCCTCTCCCCCTCTGAGGAAACACACGTAGGTATCTTCTGTCTACTGCATACTTTCAGTTCTGGGGCTTTAACACAAAGGTTCTACATATGTGGGATGTTCCTCCTGTAAGCGTTGTTCTCGGTCTTGTTTTCAGTGGCTTAGTGCTGGGTCCAGGGAacccagacagagggagagatggagacaagcCCCAGAGATGCTCCCTCCAGCTCCTTCCCAGTCGGCCTACCCAGGGGGTGGGGGTTGGGACAAGACCCCCCAGCTCAGACCTGCCCACCCCAAACCGCTCTCACAGACAGTGCTTGGCAGTGGAGGAGGTGAGTTTGAAATTAAAATCAACCCTGTGATTGATCCTGGTTTTTATTAAATGCCACGCCAGGTATGTCAGTAGTTGTCAGGTTTGTTCCGTTTCCAGGCTCTGAAGGAGAGTGATAAGGAACACTACAGACGGCTACTGGAGATGGTGTCCGATAAATACAGCAAGAGCCAACCGCTGCCCTTCACCCGCACCAAACCCCAGGGGTGAGTGGTGATGGAGAGTGTGAGATTATAGTTTTCATTCCAGTGGTTCCGTTAGCTAGTTTTTACAAACCTCTGTTTTCTTTGCTTCCTCACAGGGAAACATTTACACAAGATGGACATAGAATGGCCATTTTGGGAAGAACCTATGAGTCTGTGACCCCAAAGACAGGACCCTTCAGAGGTAGACTACTATCAcagcctctctcacccctcttctcATGTATTGGAAGCTGTTGTCCTAGGCtaatgttttctccttctatctgCAGCCAACCCCAGTGTGTATATGTGGAGAGATACATCCTCAGCCAAACAAACCAGAGACATGAGAGGAGAGTTGTGGCTCAGTAAGCCTCTCAGCGCAGCTTTGGATACACAACTTGCCAGCAATGCAACGGTAGGACACACACTTATAAACTGTAGTAATGGTGCTAGGAAGAGTCATAAGGCTTCTATGAAGCATCATAAGGTTGTTAAaaagtctctctccctccagcagaagcagccagagctggaTCTCTCTGCAGAGGTGGCAGCAAGACTCAACCTGGTTGAcagagagacaccaacacacactgacacactcaacAGCACTGAGGAGCTCCCCAGGTTCAGCAAGGTGAGTTATTTTTCCCTTTAATGGTatgtctgtagtgtgttgacATATGAGTGTAGGTATTCTATGGGTCTGTTTTCATTCTTTTTAtttcaaactgtgtgtgtgtttaggagaTGGCTGTGGAGGTGAGTCGTGCCCTGTCTCAGAGGGATCCTAACCTGGTCCTGAGCTCAGCCTTCAAGCTATGCATCACTCAGAGAGACCTGGCTTCCCTACAGGAAGGGAGCTGGCTCAATGATGAGGTGTGTATGGTTGTTGGTGTGAGGTTGTGTGCCTGcatgtgagagaaagagaaggatagatgtgtgtgtgtctaacaaagtaactctccctctgtgtctcagGTGATTAACTTCTACCTGTCCCTAGTGATGACTCGTAGCAGTAGTGCAGGGCAAGGGCTGAAGGTCTACTCCTTCAGTACATTCTTCTTCCCCAAACTACATGGAGGGGGGCACGCCGCCGTGAAGCGATGGACCAAAGCTGTGGACCTCTTCCAGTATGACATCATCCTGGTTCCGCTGCACCTGGGAGTCCACTGGTCACTGGCTGTAAATCTCCCCAGATTGACGGGGCTTCATTCACTTTAGaatagtggtcaccaaccggtcatCACAGCCGACCTGtcaatcaccaaacatttctgcacTTGATTCGGCAGCCCTAGTGCTGAGAAGGCTGTGTTCACATTTTGAACCATTTAATGTGTTTGAAGGTAGATCTCCGCTTACTGGGCAGGCCCatagagcaaatcaagtgcaccgcTATAGGCAATGTTGCCTCTGAGCTGCACGCTGAAATATCAGCCTGCgcagagaagcacgagattgaacttcactcaactttctagagtttatactatcaacgtttccctttactgtgggaattgtgattgAATCAATGCAATactagccactttcaatgcaacatactgaAATAAAACGAACTATGCAagtgattttgttgtaggcagaacgcgtagtaggattctattgcattgacacgcACGACTCCGCCCATACGCTACACAGACTGGTGCGGCATAACCAATCAGCAATGCAGCAGGCCTAtttgcaaatagaccattgccatatatggatctgtgccattcactttgaactggactgtgtttacagcatgagagGTCGTGAGTAGATCCGCTTGTTTTGAAGCAAACGTTTGAAATGTCTGAAGAACATTGGCAGAGCAATTCAAGCATAGCCAATGTGCAGTGATGTTGGGCCTATAGCGTACTTTAGCACAACCCTCATTGCTACATAATTGTTTTagttggttaatgttgcataggctaaCATTTTTTTAAGTTAtgttaaaaataaaacaaatctgagcggtagatcttgtcttgcattttgactcaaagTGATCGTGATTCaaaaaaggttggtgaccactgctttaGAAAGTCCACTGGTCCTTCTCTGTGGTCATTTGTAGATACCTGTGGACTTTGTTCATTTCTTTCTCTAGGTGATAAACCTTAACTCCAGGACTGTGAGGTCCTATGACTCTATGGGACAGAGACATGATGACATCTGCAGCCTCTTACTGTGAGTCCTCAGTCCCCTTCTAGTAATCATTTGGTTTGACAAAAGTACCTGTAATCTGATGACCATTATTTTTTTGTCATTTCATTCTGTAATCCTGTTACATGTATTTGGTTCATCCAACCCTGTCCAGGCTGTACCTGAGAGAGGAGCACAAGGCCAGGAAGGACCAAGATCTGGACGCGTGCAAGTGGACAGTGGGCAGCTTGAGGGCCAGCGTAAATTACCCAGACAGAAATGCATATCTAATCATCTTTGTTGTTCTTATTTTGTCTTGAATATACAGTGTGTCTAGGGCTGTCAGAAATAGCATCCGTTCTCTAGTGATTTGCTTTTCACCAggatcccgtgtgtgtgtgtgtgtgtgtgtgtgtgtgtgtgtaggagatcCCTCAGCAGAAGAATGGCAGTGACTGTGGAGTGTTTG is drawn from Oncorhynchus keta strain PuntledgeMale-10-30-2019 chromosome 37, Oket_V2, whole genome shotgun sequence and contains these coding sequences:
- the LOC118375672 gene encoding sentrin-specific protease 2-like isoform X5, whose amino-acid sequence is MGIDELHTSWMSSSDWKMEKPTVGGQGERGGLGLLQGASPPLRKHTGLVLGPGNPDRGRDGDKPQRCSLQLLPSRPTQGVGVGTRPPSSDLPTPNRSHRQCLAVEEALKESDKEHYRRLLEMVSDKYSKSQPLPFTRTKPQGETFTQDGHRMAILGRTYESVTPKTGPFRANPSVYMWRDTSSAKQTRDMRGELWLSKPLSAALDTQLASNATQKQPELDLSAEVAARLNLVDRETPTHTDTLNSTEELPRFSKEMAVEVSRALSQRDPNLVLSSAFKLCITQRDLASLQEGSWLNDEVINFYLSLVMTRSSSAGQGLKVYSFSTFFFPKLHGGGHAAVKRWTKAVDLFQYDIILVPLHLGVHWSLAVINLNSRTVRSYDSMGQRHDDICSLLLLYLREEHKARKDQDLDACKWTVGSLRASEIPQQKNGSDCGVFACKYADYIAQGWPLTFRQCHMPLFRKLMIWEILNQRLLEDYTTT
- the LOC118375672 gene encoding sentrin-specific protease 2-like isoform X4, producing the protein MSDLSAGFTGLTLPEESLCHQNQTHSVHVSENVSQTEPVAIKRRRKDIISFVKKTVAGVAGLLRLRNPLSPASERNGRYTASQGPVGLMGIDELHTSWMSSSDWKMEKPTVGGQGERGGLGLLQGASPPLRKHTGLVLGPGNPDRGRDGDKPQRCSLQLLPSRPTQGVGVGTRPPSSDLPTPNRSHRQCLAVEEALKESDKEHYRRLLEMVSDKYSKSQPLPFTRTKPQGETFTQDGHRMAILGRTYESVTPKTGPFRANPSVYMWRDTSSAKQTRDMRGELWLSKPLSAALDTQLASNATQKQPELDLSAEVAARLNLVDRETPTHTDTLNSTEELPRFSKEMAVEVSRALSQRDPNLVLSSAFKLCITQRDLASLQEGSWLNDEVINFYLSLVMTRSSSAGQGLKVYSFSTFFFPKLHGGGHAAVKRWTKAVDLFQYDIILVPLHLGVHWSLAVINLNSRTVRSYDSMGQRHDDICSLLLLYLREEHKARKDQDLDACKWTVGSLRASEIPQQKNGSDCGVFACKYADYIAQGWPLTFRQCHMPLFRKLMIWEILNQRLLEDYTTT
- the LOC118375672 gene encoding sentrin-specific protease 2-like isoform X1; the encoded protein is MYGWVVDGLSSLFEPITGQNHSGWPGLNVGGERDSQRQDSNARPTKRNYQSVHVSENVSQTEPVAIKRRRKDIISFVKKTVAGVAGLLRLRNPLSPASERNGRYTASQGPVGLMGIDELHTSWMSSSDWKMEKPTVGGQGERGGLGLLQGASPPLRKHTGLVLGPGNPDRGRDGDKPQRCSLQLLPSRPTQGVGVGTRPPSSDLPTPNRSHRQCLAVEEALKESDKEHYRRLLEMVSDKYSKSQPLPFTRTKPQGETFTQDGHRMAILGRTYESVTPKTGPFRANPSVYMWRDTSSAKQTRDMRGELWLSKPLSAALDTQLASNATQKQPELDLSAEVAARLNLVDRETPTHTDTLNSTEELPRFSKEMAVEVSRALSQRDPNLVLSSAFKLCITQRDLASLQEGSWLNDEVINFYLSLVMTRSSSAGQGLKVYSFSTFFFPKLHGGGHAAVKRWTKAVDLFQYDIILVPLHLGVHWSLAVINLNSRTVRSYDSMGQRHDDICSLLLLYLREEHKARKDQDLDACKWTVGSLRASEIPQQKNGSDCGVFACKYADYIAQGWPLTFRQCHMPLFRKLMIWEILNQRLLEDYTTT
- the LOC118375672 gene encoding sentrin-specific protease 2-like isoform X2 is translated as MYGWVVDGLSSLFEPITGQNHSGWPGLNVGGERDSQRQDSNARPTKRNYQSVHVSENVSQTEPVAIKRRRKDIISFVKKTVAGVAGLLRLRNPLSPASERNGRYTASQGPVGLMGIDELHTSWMSSSDWKMEKPTVGGQGERGGLGLLQGASPPLRKHTGLVLGPGNPDRGRDGDKPQRCSLQLLPSRPTQGVGVGTRPPSSDLPTPNRSHRQCLAVEEALKESDKEHYRRLLEMVSDKYSKSQPLPFTRTKPQGETFTQDGHRMAILGRTYESVTPKTGPFRANPSVYMWRDTSSAKQTRDMRGELWLSKPLSAALDTQLASNATKQPELDLSAEVAARLNLVDRETPTHTDTLNSTEELPRFSKEMAVEVSRALSQRDPNLVLSSAFKLCITQRDLASLQEGSWLNDEVINFYLSLVMTRSSSAGQGLKVYSFSTFFFPKLHGGGHAAVKRWTKAVDLFQYDIILVPLHLGVHWSLAVINLNSRTVRSYDSMGQRHDDICSLLLLYLREEHKARKDQDLDACKWTVGSLRASEIPQQKNGSDCGVFACKYADYIAQGWPLTFRQCHMPLFRKLMIWEILNQRLLEDYTTT
- the LOC118375672 gene encoding sentrin-specific protease 2-like isoform X3 gives rise to the protein MYGWVVDGLSSLFEPITGQNHSGWPGLNVGGERDSQRQDSNARPTKRNYQSVHVSENVSQTEPVAIKRRRKDIISFVKKTVAGVAGLLRLRNPLSPASERNGRYTASQGPVGLMGIDELHTSWMSSSDWKMEKPTVGGQGERGGLGLLQGASPPLRKHTDGDKPQRCSLQLLPSRPTQGVGVGTRPPSSDLPTPNRSHRQCLAVEEALKESDKEHYRRLLEMVSDKYSKSQPLPFTRTKPQGETFTQDGHRMAILGRTYESVTPKTGPFRANPSVYMWRDTSSAKQTRDMRGELWLSKPLSAALDTQLASNATQKQPELDLSAEVAARLNLVDRETPTHTDTLNSTEELPRFSKEMAVEVSRALSQRDPNLVLSSAFKLCITQRDLASLQEGSWLNDEVINFYLSLVMTRSSSAGQGLKVYSFSTFFFPKLHGGGHAAVKRWTKAVDLFQYDIILVPLHLGVHWSLAVINLNSRTVRSYDSMGQRHDDICSLLLLYLREEHKARKDQDLDACKWTVGSLRASEIPQQKNGSDCGVFACKYADYIAQGWPLTFRQCHMPLFRKLMIWEILNQRLLEDYTTT